In Oncorhynchus tshawytscha isolate Ot180627B linkage group LG23, Otsh_v2.0, whole genome shotgun sequence, the following proteins share a genomic window:
- the LOC112247759 gene encoding actin-binding Rho-activating protein, which translates to MENNDDRTVCVTSVKGLKDNWQRWSNEHQEYQKDNPFSNDRGAMVSATAQQQRLQRDQDGYGRPLEGSLTEQRGQNAHIHISREVEELCQVIRDIGESCGDGGGEKRPVVTVEFGKLFEHYVNISNKVVGILLRARKQGLVSFEGEMLWQGQDDRVLITLLQSPG; encoded by the coding sequence ATGGAGAACAACGAtgacaggacagtgtgtgtgacatCAGTGAAAGGGTTAAAGGACAACTGGCAGAGATGGTCCAATGAGCACCAGGAGTACCAGAAAGACAACCCCTTCAGTAACGACCGGGGGGCTATGGTGAGTGCGACTGCCCAGCAGCAGAGGCTCCAGCGGGACCAGGATGGCTACGGGAGGCCCCTGGAGGGCTCCTTGACAGAGCAGAGGGGCCAGAACGCCCACATCCACATCAGCCGGGAGGTGGAGGAGCTCTGCCAGGTGATCAGGGACATCGGGGAAAGCTGTGGGGACGGAGGCGGCGAGAAGAGACCTGTGGTGACGGTGGAGTTTGGGAAGCTGTTTGAGCACTATGTGAACATCTCCAACAAGGTGGTGGGGATCCTGCTGAGGGCCAGAAAACAAGGCCTGGTCAGCTTTGAAGGGGAGATGCTGTGGCAGGGGCAGGATGACAGGGTCCTCATCACACTGCTACAGTCACCAGGATGA